One Tachyglossus aculeatus isolate mTacAcu1 chromosome 18, mTacAcu1.pri, whole genome shotgun sequence DNA segment encodes these proteins:
- the SLC6A9 gene encoding sodium- and chloride-dependent glycine transporter 1 isoform X1, translating to MAAEALSLPPEQNGVVPGEPVKRPENLKRGNWGNQIEFVLTSVGYAVGLGNVWRFPYLCYRNGGGAFMLPYFIMLVFCGIPLFFMELSFGQFASQGCLGVWRISPMFKGVGYGMMVVSTYIGIYYNVVICIAFYYFFSSMTQVLPWAFCNNPWNTPDCAGVLDTANLTNVSGPPAAPGPLNLSLLLNHTLQRTSPSEEYWRHYVLKLSDDIGDFGEVRLPLLGCLGVSWVVVFLCLIRGVKSSGKVVYFTATFPYVVLTILFVRGVTLDGAFTGIMYYLTPQWDKILEAKVWGDAASQIFYSLGCAWGGLITMASYNKFHNNCYRDSIIISITNCATSVYAGFVIFSILGFMANHLGVDVSRVADHGPGLAFVAYPEALTLLPVSPLWSVLFFFMLILLGLGTQFCLLETLVTAVVDEVGNNWILKRKTFVTLAVAVAGFLLGVPLTSQAGIYWLLLMDNYAASFSLVIISCIMCVSIMYIYGHRNYFQDIQMMLGFPPPMFFQICWRFVSPAIIFFILIFTVIQYRPITYNQYQYPGWAVAIGFLMALSSVICIPLYAVFELCRVDGDSFLQRLKNATKPSRDWGPALAEHRTGRYAPAPGTSPEDGLEVQPLHPDKARSPAVGSNGSAHLQDSRI from the exons ATGGCGGCCGAGGCGCTCTCCCTTCCTCCGGAGCAG aATGGCGTGGTCCCTGGTGAGCCAGTCAAGCGGCCCGAGAACCTTAAACGGGGCAACTGGGGCAACCAGATTGAGTTTGTGTTGACGAGCGTGGGCTACGCCGTGGGACTGGGCAACGTGTGGCGTTTCCCCTACCTTTGCTACCGCAATGGGGGAG GTGCCTTCATGTTGCCCTACTTCATCATGCTGGTCTTCTGCGGGATCCCCCTTTTCTTCATGGAACTCTCCTTCGGGCAGTTCGCCAGCCAGGGCTGCCTGGGTGTCTGGAGGATCAGCCCCATGTTCAAAG GCGTGGGCTATGGCATGATGGTCGTCTCCACGTACATCGGCATCTACTACAACGTCGTCATCTGCATCGCCTTCTactacttcttctcctccatGACCCAAGTGCTGCCCTGGGCCTTCTGCAATAACCCGTGGAACACCCCCGACTGTGCCGGGGTGCTGGACACGGCCAACCTCACCAACGTCTCCGGGCCGcctgccgcccccggccccctcaacctctccctcctgctcaatcACACCCTCCAGAGGACCAGCCCCAGTGAGGAGTACTGGAG GCACTACGTCCTGAAGCTGTCCGACGACATCGGTGACTTCGGGGAAGTGCGGTTGCCTCTGCTAGGCTGCCTCGGCGTCTCCTGGGttgtggtcttcctctgcctcatccgaGGCGTCAAGTCCTCAGGGAAA GTGGTGTACTTCACGGCCACCTTCCCCTACGTGGTGCTGACCATCCTGTTCGTGCGGGGCGTCACCCTGGATGGTGCCTTCACGGGCATCATGTACTACCTGACCCCGCAGTGGGACAAGATtctggaagccaag GTTTGGGgagatgctgcttcccagatcttCTACTCCCTGGGCTGTGCCTGGGGTGGGCTCATCACTATGGCCTCCTACAACAAGTTCCACAACAACTGCTACAG ggacagcatcatcatcagcatcaccaaCTGCGCCACGAGCGTGTACGCCGGCTTCGTCATCTTCTCCATCCTCGGCTTCATGGCCAACCACCTGGGGGTGGACGTGTCCCGTGTGGCAGACCACGGACCCGGCCTGGCTTTCGTGGCCTATCCCGAGGCCCTCACCCTCTTGCCCGTCTCGCCCCTCTGGTCCGTGCTCTTCTTCTTCATGCTCATCCTCCTGGGCTTGGGCACCCAG TTCTGCCTCCTGGAGACGCTGGTCACAGCAGTCGTGGACGAGGTGGGGAACAACTGGATTCTGAAGAGAAAGACCTTCGTCACCCTGGCTGTGGCCGTGGCGGGCTTCCTGCTGGGGGTTCCCCTCACCAGCCAG GCGGGCATTTACTGGCTGTTGCTGATGGACAACTATGCAGCCAGCTTCTCTCTGGTCATCATCTCTTGCATCATGTGTGTGTCCATCATGTACATCTATG GGCACCGGAACTACTTCCAAGATATCCAGATGATGCTGGGTTTCCCGCCCCCCATGTTTTTCCAGATCTGCTGGCGCTTTGTCTCTCCAGCCATCATATTC ttcATCCTGATCTTCACTGTGATCCAGTATCGTCCCATCACCTATAACCAGTACCAGTACCCCGGCTGGGCCGTGGCCATCGGCTTCCTCATGGCCCTCTCCTCCGTTATCTGCATCCCGCTGTACGCCGTGTTTGAGCTCTGCCGTGTCGATGGTGATTCCTTCCTGCAG CGTCTGAAGAACGCCACGAAGCCAAGCAGGGACTGGGGCCCTGCCCTTGCCGAGCACAGGACCGGGCGCTATGCCCCCGCCCCGGGCACCTCCCCTGAGGACGGGCTGGAGGTGCAGCCCCTGCACCCAGACAAGGCCCGGAGCCCGGCTGTGGGCAGCAACGGTTCTGCCCACCTCCAGGACTCCCGGATATGA
- the SLC6A9 gene encoding sodium- and chloride-dependent glycine transporter 1 isoform X3 — protein sequence MAAEALSLPPEQNGVVPGEPVKRPENLKRGNWGNQIEFVLTSVGYAVGLGNVWRFPYLCYRNGGGAFMLPYFIMLVFCGIPLFFMELSFGQFASQGCLGVWRISPMFKGVGYGMMVVSTYIGIYYNVVICIAFYYFFSSMTQVLPWAFCNNPWNTPDCAGVLDTANLTNVSGPPAAPGPLNLSLLLNHTLQRTSPSEEYWRHYVLKLSDDIGDFGEVRLPLLGCLGVSWVVVFLCLIRGVKSSGKVVYFTATFPYVVLTILFVRGVTLDGAFTGIMYYLTPQWDKILEAKVWGDAASQIFYSLGCAWGGLITMASYNKFHNNCYSIIISITNCATSVYAGFVIFSILGFMANHLGVDVSRVADHGPGLAFVAYPEALTLLPVSPLWSVLFFFMLILLGLGTQFCLLETLVTAVVDEVGNNWILKRKTFVTLAVAVAGFLLGVPLTSQAGIYWLLLMDNYAASFSLVIISCIMCVSIMYIYGHRNYFQDIQMMLGFPPPMFFQICWRFVSPAIIFFILIFTVIQYRPITYNQYQYPGWAVAIGFLMALSSVICIPLYAVFELCRVDGDSFLQRLKNATKPSRDWGPALAEHRTGRYAPAPGTSPEDGLEVQPLHPDKARSPAVGSNGSAHLQDSRI from the exons ATGGCGGCCGAGGCGCTCTCCCTTCCTCCGGAGCAG aATGGCGTGGTCCCTGGTGAGCCAGTCAAGCGGCCCGAGAACCTTAAACGGGGCAACTGGGGCAACCAGATTGAGTTTGTGTTGACGAGCGTGGGCTACGCCGTGGGACTGGGCAACGTGTGGCGTTTCCCCTACCTTTGCTACCGCAATGGGGGAG GTGCCTTCATGTTGCCCTACTTCATCATGCTGGTCTTCTGCGGGATCCCCCTTTTCTTCATGGAACTCTCCTTCGGGCAGTTCGCCAGCCAGGGCTGCCTGGGTGTCTGGAGGATCAGCCCCATGTTCAAAG GCGTGGGCTATGGCATGATGGTCGTCTCCACGTACATCGGCATCTACTACAACGTCGTCATCTGCATCGCCTTCTactacttcttctcctccatGACCCAAGTGCTGCCCTGGGCCTTCTGCAATAACCCGTGGAACACCCCCGACTGTGCCGGGGTGCTGGACACGGCCAACCTCACCAACGTCTCCGGGCCGcctgccgcccccggccccctcaacctctccctcctgctcaatcACACCCTCCAGAGGACCAGCCCCAGTGAGGAGTACTGGAG GCACTACGTCCTGAAGCTGTCCGACGACATCGGTGACTTCGGGGAAGTGCGGTTGCCTCTGCTAGGCTGCCTCGGCGTCTCCTGGGttgtggtcttcctctgcctcatccgaGGCGTCAAGTCCTCAGGGAAA GTGGTGTACTTCACGGCCACCTTCCCCTACGTGGTGCTGACCATCCTGTTCGTGCGGGGCGTCACCCTGGATGGTGCCTTCACGGGCATCATGTACTACCTGACCCCGCAGTGGGACAAGATtctggaagccaag GTTTGGGgagatgctgcttcccagatcttCTACTCCCTGGGCTGTGCCTGGGGTGGGCTCATCACTATGGCCTCCTACAACAAGTTCCACAACAACTGCTACAG catcatcatcagcatcaccaaCTGCGCCACGAGCGTGTACGCCGGCTTCGTCATCTTCTCCATCCTCGGCTTCATGGCCAACCACCTGGGGGTGGACGTGTCCCGTGTGGCAGACCACGGACCCGGCCTGGCTTTCGTGGCCTATCCCGAGGCCCTCACCCTCTTGCCCGTCTCGCCCCTCTGGTCCGTGCTCTTCTTCTTCATGCTCATCCTCCTGGGCTTGGGCACCCAG TTCTGCCTCCTGGAGACGCTGGTCACAGCAGTCGTGGACGAGGTGGGGAACAACTGGATTCTGAAGAGAAAGACCTTCGTCACCCTGGCTGTGGCCGTGGCGGGCTTCCTGCTGGGGGTTCCCCTCACCAGCCAG GCGGGCATTTACTGGCTGTTGCTGATGGACAACTATGCAGCCAGCTTCTCTCTGGTCATCATCTCTTGCATCATGTGTGTGTCCATCATGTACATCTATG GGCACCGGAACTACTTCCAAGATATCCAGATGATGCTGGGTTTCCCGCCCCCCATGTTTTTCCAGATCTGCTGGCGCTTTGTCTCTCCAGCCATCATATTC ttcATCCTGATCTTCACTGTGATCCAGTATCGTCCCATCACCTATAACCAGTACCAGTACCCCGGCTGGGCCGTGGCCATCGGCTTCCTCATGGCCCTCTCCTCCGTTATCTGCATCCCGCTGTACGCCGTGTTTGAGCTCTGCCGTGTCGATGGTGATTCCTTCCTGCAG CGTCTGAAGAACGCCACGAAGCCAAGCAGGGACTGGGGCCCTGCCCTTGCCGAGCACAGGACCGGGCGCTATGCCCCCGCCCCGGGCACCTCCCCTGAGGACGGGCTGGAGGTGCAGCCCCTGCACCCAGACAAGGCCCGGAGCCCGGCTGTGGGCAGCAACGGTTCTGCCCACCTCCAGGACTCCCGGATATGA
- the SLC6A9 gene encoding sodium- and chloride-dependent glycine transporter 1 isoform X2 produces the protein MAGKGGTGMLNGVVPGEPVKRPENLKRGNWGNQIEFVLTSVGYAVGLGNVWRFPYLCYRNGGGAFMLPYFIMLVFCGIPLFFMELSFGQFASQGCLGVWRISPMFKGVGYGMMVVSTYIGIYYNVVICIAFYYFFSSMTQVLPWAFCNNPWNTPDCAGVLDTANLTNVSGPPAAPGPLNLSLLLNHTLQRTSPSEEYWRHYVLKLSDDIGDFGEVRLPLLGCLGVSWVVVFLCLIRGVKSSGKVVYFTATFPYVVLTILFVRGVTLDGAFTGIMYYLTPQWDKILEAKVWGDAASQIFYSLGCAWGGLITMASYNKFHNNCYRDSIIISITNCATSVYAGFVIFSILGFMANHLGVDVSRVADHGPGLAFVAYPEALTLLPVSPLWSVLFFFMLILLGLGTQFCLLETLVTAVVDEVGNNWILKRKTFVTLAVAVAGFLLGVPLTSQAGIYWLLLMDNYAASFSLVIISCIMCVSIMYIYGHRNYFQDIQMMLGFPPPMFFQICWRFVSPAIIFFILIFTVIQYRPITYNQYQYPGWAVAIGFLMALSSVICIPLYAVFELCRVDGDSFLQRLKNATKPSRDWGPALAEHRTGRYAPAPGTSPEDGLEVQPLHPDKARSPAVGSNGSAHLQDSRI, from the exons ATGGCTGGCAAGGGTGGCACAGGGATGCTG aATGGCGTGGTCCCTGGTGAGCCAGTCAAGCGGCCCGAGAACCTTAAACGGGGCAACTGGGGCAACCAGATTGAGTTTGTGTTGACGAGCGTGGGCTACGCCGTGGGACTGGGCAACGTGTGGCGTTTCCCCTACCTTTGCTACCGCAATGGGGGAG GTGCCTTCATGTTGCCCTACTTCATCATGCTGGTCTTCTGCGGGATCCCCCTTTTCTTCATGGAACTCTCCTTCGGGCAGTTCGCCAGCCAGGGCTGCCTGGGTGTCTGGAGGATCAGCCCCATGTTCAAAG GCGTGGGCTATGGCATGATGGTCGTCTCCACGTACATCGGCATCTACTACAACGTCGTCATCTGCATCGCCTTCTactacttcttctcctccatGACCCAAGTGCTGCCCTGGGCCTTCTGCAATAACCCGTGGAACACCCCCGACTGTGCCGGGGTGCTGGACACGGCCAACCTCACCAACGTCTCCGGGCCGcctgccgcccccggccccctcaacctctccctcctgctcaatcACACCCTCCAGAGGACCAGCCCCAGTGAGGAGTACTGGAG GCACTACGTCCTGAAGCTGTCCGACGACATCGGTGACTTCGGGGAAGTGCGGTTGCCTCTGCTAGGCTGCCTCGGCGTCTCCTGGGttgtggtcttcctctgcctcatccgaGGCGTCAAGTCCTCAGGGAAA GTGGTGTACTTCACGGCCACCTTCCCCTACGTGGTGCTGACCATCCTGTTCGTGCGGGGCGTCACCCTGGATGGTGCCTTCACGGGCATCATGTACTACCTGACCCCGCAGTGGGACAAGATtctggaagccaag GTTTGGGgagatgctgcttcccagatcttCTACTCCCTGGGCTGTGCCTGGGGTGGGCTCATCACTATGGCCTCCTACAACAAGTTCCACAACAACTGCTACAG ggacagcatcatcatcagcatcaccaaCTGCGCCACGAGCGTGTACGCCGGCTTCGTCATCTTCTCCATCCTCGGCTTCATGGCCAACCACCTGGGGGTGGACGTGTCCCGTGTGGCAGACCACGGACCCGGCCTGGCTTTCGTGGCCTATCCCGAGGCCCTCACCCTCTTGCCCGTCTCGCCCCTCTGGTCCGTGCTCTTCTTCTTCATGCTCATCCTCCTGGGCTTGGGCACCCAG TTCTGCCTCCTGGAGACGCTGGTCACAGCAGTCGTGGACGAGGTGGGGAACAACTGGATTCTGAAGAGAAAGACCTTCGTCACCCTGGCTGTGGCCGTGGCGGGCTTCCTGCTGGGGGTTCCCCTCACCAGCCAG GCGGGCATTTACTGGCTGTTGCTGATGGACAACTATGCAGCCAGCTTCTCTCTGGTCATCATCTCTTGCATCATGTGTGTGTCCATCATGTACATCTATG GGCACCGGAACTACTTCCAAGATATCCAGATGATGCTGGGTTTCCCGCCCCCCATGTTTTTCCAGATCTGCTGGCGCTTTGTCTCTCCAGCCATCATATTC ttcATCCTGATCTTCACTGTGATCCAGTATCGTCCCATCACCTATAACCAGTACCAGTACCCCGGCTGGGCCGTGGCCATCGGCTTCCTCATGGCCCTCTCCTCCGTTATCTGCATCCCGCTGTACGCCGTGTTTGAGCTCTGCCGTGTCGATGGTGATTCCTTCCTGCAG CGTCTGAAGAACGCCACGAAGCCAAGCAGGGACTGGGGCCCTGCCCTTGCCGAGCACAGGACCGGGCGCTATGCCCCCGCCCCGGGCACCTCCCCTGAGGACGGGCTGGAGGTGCAGCCCCTGCACCCAGACAAGGCCCGGAGCCCGGCTGTGGGCAGCAACGGTTCTGCCCACCTCCAGGACTCCCGGATATGA